From the genome of Alphaproteobacteria bacterium CG11_big_fil_rev_8_21_14_0_20_39_49:
CTGCTAAGAAATTAAAAGTAGGGGATATTTTTTCTGTTGCAGATGATTTTTGTGCTACTGTCCTTGATAAAAATGAAGGTGAAGTAACCCTTCAATTTTCGACTAATGGCGAAGAGTTTTTTGATAAACTCAATAAATACGGTCAGATGCCGTTGCCTCCGTATATTGATAGGAAAGACGGTATGTTAAATTCGGATATCAAAGACTATCAGACTGTTTATGCTAAGAATAAAGGTGCTGTAGCGGCTCCTACCGCCGGATTGCATTTTACCGAGGAGCTTTTGCGAAAGATAGATAAAAAAGGCGTAAAGAGAGTCTTTACAACATTACATGTGGGGGCGGGTACATTCCTTCCTGTAAAAGTTGACGATACTAAAGATCACAAGATGCATTCGGAGTTCGGTATCGTTACTAAAGATGCTGCAAATGCTATAAATGAAAGTCGCAAGAGTGGGGGAAGGGTTATTTGCGTCGGCACTACATCTTTACGAATACTGGAATCTGTAGCCGATGATGAAGGTAATCTGTCTGAGTTTGAAGGCGAAACGGATATATTTATAACACCGGGTTATAAATTTAAAATAGCGGATTGTCTTTTAACAAACTTCCATATTCCGAAATCTACACTATTTATGCTGGTGAGTGCTTTTTCAGGATTGGAAAGAATGCAGGACGCATATAGGCATGCTATCAGTCAAAAATATCGTTTTTATTCATATGGTGATGCTTGTTTTTTAAATCGATTTGGTATGTAATTTTCAGGGTTGTTAACCAAATATTAAACTTTTGAGGCAATAATATTATATTGTTTATATCGGATTGTTGGGGCAAATATATGTATGGTTACAAAGAGCAAAGACCCGAGAAGGGATTTACTCTTATTGAACTATCTATAGTTATTGTAATTATAGGGCTTATAGTCGCAGCTGTAGTTGGAGGACAAAGTCTTGTTAAGCAAGCTAAACTGAGAAATATAGTATCGGATGTTAATAAATATAAAGTTGCAGTAAATACTTTTAAACTGGAATATAATCATTTTCCGGGTGATTTTCCAAGAGCATTTGATTATTGGCCGTCAAATTGTGCACCATCTCCATCAGCGGCAAATTGTAACGGTAACGGTAACGGAAATCTTGGTCCGACAAATACAAATCCTGAAACGGTTAGATTCTGGAGGCATTTGGGTCTAGCTAATATGATACCTAATCTTTATAGTGGAACTAAAAACGGGAGCTATACTTCAGTAGGAGAAAGTATTATAGGTGTTGACGTTCCGGCTTTTCCAATTGAAGGCTCCGGTGCTTATGTTACATATGATAGTCATTGGGGCATAGTAGTACCATTGCAACATTTATTGGCTATTGGAAAGGGAGTAGCAGGAACAGTTCCACATGGATCTTATTTAACTCCAAAAGATGCTAAATCTATTGATGATAAGATGGATGACGGACATCCGATTGAGGGGAGTATGTTCTCAAGTACGGGTACTGTAGGTTCAACAGGACAATGCATAAATGGTACCGGTGGCGAAAATTTAACAAATGCTACCGATTATGTTCTTGCAAATAGCAATATAGCTTGTCGTACAGTCTTTTTACTTGAGAAATAAACAAATCCGACCTTATTCGAGGATGTTTACTTAATATACATATCCTTGGATACTATGGTCAAGCCATAGTATGACGAATGGTATTTTACCGTTCACAATAAAAGTTGAAACACTGTAATTTTCTTGTATAAGCAAGCAATGCAAAAATTTTCATTCAAAATAAATAATAAAGACGGCAAGAGCCGTACGGGAGTTGTGAGTACCGCACATGGTGAGATAAGAACGCCTGCGTTCATGCCTGTGGGGACTGCTGCTACTGTGAAGGCAATGCTGCCTGAATCGGTAAAGTCAACTGGTGCGGATATAATACTCGGTAATACTTATCACCTGATGCTAAGACCCACAGCCGAGAGAATCGCGAATCTTGGCGGTCTGCATAAATTTATGAACTGGAATGCTCCGATATTAACTGATTCGGGAGGTTTTCAGGTTATGTCGCTTTCACAGATAAGAAAAATATCCGAAGAAGGCGTGCAGTTTAGGTCGCATATAGACGGTAGTAAGCATATGCTATCACCCGAAAGGTCAATGGAGATACAGCATCTTTTGGGTAGTGATATCACGATGATATTCGATGAATGTACACCCTATCCGGCAACCAAAGAGGTGGCGGAAAAATCTATGCACCTGTCACTTAGGTGGGCTAAGCGGTCAAAAGATGCCTATAAGGTAAGGAGCGGTTACGGGTTGTTCGGTATTGTGCAGGGAAGTGTTTATGAGGATTTGCGAAAGGAATCGGCTCAAAAGTTGCAGGAAATCGGTTTTGACGGCTATGCAATAGGAGGGCTTGCAGTGGGAGAGGGGCAGGAGTTGATGTTTGAAACGCTTGATTATACAACCCCTATGTTACCCGAAGACAGACCCAGATATCTTATGGGAGTGGGCAAGCCTGATGATTTGGTTGGTGCTGTAAAACGAGGTGTTGATATGTTTGATTGTGTGTTGCCGACAAGGTCGGGCAGAAACGGTCAGGCATTTACATCAAAGGGGGCGATAAATATATTAAACGCAAAATATAAGGACGATACCGCAGCATTGGACGAAAATTGTTACTGTCCGGCATGTAAAAATTATAGCAGGGCATATATACATCATCTGGTAAAATCAAAGGAAATACTGGGTTCAATGCTGATGACGTGGCATAATTTACAATATTATCAAAATCTTATGGCAGCTATGCGAGATGCCATTGATAAGGGACGTTTTGAAGAGTTTGAGAACTCCTTTAAAGAAGCGTATGAGAATTAGTCTTTTTTCTTTGCATCGAAAATAGATTTGTGCATAATGTTCATGCCAATTTTTGGCATTGCTAACTAATATAGTTTTACGTCATTACCCGAATTTTGTGTAGCAAAATTATAGGGTAATCTGATTAAATTTCTAGAGATTCCCCTATAATTTACTTACGTAAATTCGGGGAATGACATAATTTAAGGCGTTTTAACTATTTAGGTTAGCAATTACTAGTTTTTTAACAATAAAAGGTTCTTAATCTTGCTTAATAAAATAGTACTTTTTCTTATTTTGTTCGCAACATGGCTTGTTATGTCGGGCATGTTCAAGCCTTTCTTTATAATTCTCGGCGCTGCAAGCTGTTTGCTTGCCGTTATTTTCTATAGCTTGCTTGATAAGAACAAAACGGAAGGGTTTTCAGCTATAGGATTGTTGCTTGGGGGCGTAGTCTATGGTGTGTGGCTCATTAAAGAAATAATACTGTCTGCGTGGGACGTTACGGCGAAGATATGGCAGCTTGAGCCTGATATTTCTCCTGAAATGGCGTGGGTTAACACCTCTTTGAAAAATGATATTTCAATGACCGTTCTGGGTAATTCTATAACTTTAACTCCCGGTACGGTAACGGTTGATATTAATGAAGACGGAATGTTTCAGGTGCATGCCCTGACGAAGGCGGGTCTTGATGATGTGCGTTCGGGGCGTATGTTAGAAAAAGTTATAAAGGTTATGAAGTAAGGCTATGATAGAAGCAGTTATTATTGCGGTCTTGGTAAGTATGGTCATGGTTGTAATACGAGGAATATTAGGACCTACGGTTTTTGACCGGATATTAGCCGCTAACCTTTTCGGTACTAAGATAGTGGTGTTTATTGTGCTGGTAGGTCATTTTATGGGAACGGAGTTTTTCTTAGATGTAGCTTTAACATATGCACTAATAAATTTTATAACGACAATAGCATTGCTTCGCTATTTTAAATTTGAAGATAGTAAAGGATAGTTTGTGGAAGATCTGCCGAATATTATAGGTATGTTTTTTGTTGTCAGCGGAGCATTTTTTATGTTTTCTGCGGCTTTAGGTGTTTTGCGTATGCCTGATTTTTACACAAGACTGCATCCGGCAGGCGTTGCCGACTCATTAGGTGCGCCGTTTGTTTTGGTAGGTATTGCTATATTAAACGGGGCTACATTGTTCTCGGGTAAGATAATATTTTTGATATTGTTTATGCTTATTACAAGCCCTACCGCATGTCACGCACTGGCAAAAGCGGCGGTATATAGCGGACTAAAGCCTTATAAAAGTAAAAGGAGGAAAAAATGAGCCTTTTACAGGATATGCCGATGGTAATGGATACCGTGTTGCTGTTTTTACTGCTGTTGAACGCAATAGCCGTTATCTATGCGAAAGACTTGATGACCGCTACTATATTGCTTGGTATTTTCAGCCTGTTGATGGCTGCTCTTTACCTTGTTATGGGAGCTGCTGACGTGGCGATAACGGAAGCCGCTGTCGGAGCCGGTATAAGTACCATACTTATATTACTGGTACTTTCTTTGGTCGGGCATAAGGAGAAAAAGGTGGAGGGCAACCTTTTAGTGCCTGCTGCCATAATAGTTTTTGTTTCACTCGGGTTGTTATATGCAACATATGATATGCCTGAATACGGTAGCAGATATACCCCTGCACAGATACATGTTTCCCCTTATTATCTGGAGAACGGTCCTGTTGAAACCGGCATACCCAATGTTGTTACGTCGGTGCTGGCAAGTTACAGGGGATTTGATACGCTTGGTGAGGTGGTGGTTGTATTGACGGCGGTATTGGCGATTACCCTTCTTTTGGGGCGTTTTACCGGCAAGGAGGATAAGTAATATGGAAGACGATATATTACTTAGAACCGTTGTAAAAGTTCTTACTCCGTTTATTTTTATGTTCGGTCTGTATGTTCAGTTTCATGGCGAGTATAGTCCCGGCGGAGGCTTTCAGGCAGGAGTTATATGTGCTGCCGCTTTTATATCGCACGCACTTATTAACGGACTTGGTGAGCTAAACAGGATAATTTCTGAAAAGACTGCTTTGGCATTGGCGTGCATGGGAGTCCTTATTTATGGCGGAACAGGCGTTGTGGCAATGACTAAATGCGGTAATTTTCTGGATTATTCGGTTCTGACGGAGGGTAAATGCATAGAGCAACCTATAAAAGGAAATAACGTTTACGATCTTGTTGAAATTGAGGGTGAATATCAAGGTGCAAAGGAAGATTATGTTAGCGGCTATAATAATGAAAAATGTCAGGGTGTGTCGAAAAGTGATAAAGCAGCCTATGATGCTTTTGAAAGTGATGTTGTAGGTGCTGAAAAATGTGTAAAGACCAAAGTGCGTATAGATAGTGCGATAAAAGGTCAGCATTTGGGAATCATTGCAATTGAAGCGGGGGTCGGGTTGACTGTATTTTCCGTAATGATGCTTATATTTTTCATTTTTGCAAAAAGGGACTCATAAAATAATGTTTGAAAGCTATAATTATTGGATAAGCATATTTATTATGATGGTCGGATTGTTCGGGGTGATTACCCGTGGGAATCTGGTCAAAAAAATGATGTCCCTTGCCATATTTCAGGTGTCGGTTCTGCTTTTCTATATTTCTGTAGGCACTATAGAAGGTGCTTTGCCTCCGATAAGGGTTGATATGGTAACGGGAGAAAAAAACATTTATCTGTTAGACGGTGAGCATTTTTACGCCAACCCCCTTCCGCATGTGCTTATGCTTACCGCTATTGTGGTGGGTGTTGCGGTGATAGCCGTAGGTCTGGCTATAATTGTGCGTATAAAAGAAGAATACGGAACTATTGAGGAGGACGAAATATTAAAGTTAGATAAAGAGTTTAGCGAAAATGAAAGGAAGAATTCATGATAATTGCTAACTTACCGGCTTTACAAGTTGTTATTCCGTTGCTGGCAGCACCTATATGTGCGTTTATGCCGACAAAGCGTGTTGCGTGGATTCTTACCGTGGTAGTTTCCTTCTTATGCCTGATAATATCACTTAACCTTGCCTATATGGTGTTTAACGGCTCTCCTATATCCTATTATATGGGCGGGTGGAAGCCTCCTTTCGGAATAGAGTACAGGGTTGACATGCTGAACTCTTTTATTGCGGTTATAGTATCCGGCGTTGCATCAGTAACGTCTATCTATGCGTATAACAGCATTGATGATGAGGTGGAAAGGTCTAAACAGCCTGTGTTCTTTGCCACGTTCTTATTATGTGTTGCAGGGCTTTTGGGAATGTGCTTTACCAATGATGCATTCAACATATATGTGTTTTTGGAAATATCGTCACTTTCAACATATGCGTTAATCGCTATGGGTAAGGATAGAAGGGCGTTAATAGCGTCATTTGAATATCTGGTTTTGGGAACTATCGGTGCTACGTTCTTCCTGATAGGGATAGGGTTGTTATATATGATGACCGGAACATTGAATATTTCCGACTTGTCTTTGAGGGTATCGCAATCACCTTTGATGTTGGATATGACCCCGATAAAGGCTGCGTTAGCGTTCCTGACCGTGGGGCTGGCTTTGAAAATAGCTATATTTCCTCTGCATTTATGGCTTACTAATGCTTATACTAACGCACCTTCGTTTATTTCTGCGTTTTTATCGGCAACGGCCACCAAGGTAAGTATATATATTTTAATAAGAATAATATTTTCAATATTCGGTTATGAGTTTGCCTTCACCGATATGGATTTGAGTAAAATATTCATGACATTGGCGGTTATTGCTATATTTGTAGGATCGTTAGTGGCTATATATCAGAGGAATATTAAGCGTATGCTCGCATATTCTTCAGTAGCACAGATAGGTTATATTATTTTAGGTATAAGTTTAAAAAATGAGCTTGGGAACTCGGCGGCGGTAATCCACCTGTTTAATCATGCACTTGCAAAGGCAACTTTATTCATGGCGGTAGGTTGTGTGGTTTACAGGCTCGGTAATGCTCGTCTTGAAAGTTTTAGCGGTATTGCTAAAAAAATGCCTATAACCGTTGGTGCTTTTGTAGTGGCGGGCTTAAGTCTGGTCGGAGTTCCTTTTACAGGAGGCTTTATAAGCAAGTGGTTCTTGTTGAATGCATTGCTTGATGCCAATCTGTGGCCTGTATTTATTGCGGTTTTGGTCAGCTCGTTGTTGGCGCTTATATATATATGGCGTGTAGTTGAGACGGCATGTTTTAAAAAATGCCATCCAAGAAATAAGAAAGTTCAGGAAGCACCGATGCTTATGGTGCTGCCTATGGTTTTAATGGCATTTGCTACGGTGTTTTTCGGTATTTACACCGAGCCTGTAATTGATTTTGCATTAAGGATTTCGGAATATTTGTTTAGTTTATAATTATGAATTTTGAAAACAACGAAACATATTTATTAGTTTGCTTTTTACTGCCGCTCTTAGCGGTGGTGACTAATGCCGTTATACGCTTCCCTAATCTCAGGGACATAGTTACCGTTGTTATATCGCTATTCCTTTTTGCCAATATGCTGGACGTTTTGAAGATATTCAGGTCGGGTGAAACTATAAAATATAATCTTATAGAGATAATGCCTGGGCTTTCGATATCTTTTTCTATCGAGCCTCTGGGTATGATATTTGCCCTTATAGTGTCGTTCCTGTGGATAGTCAGTACCGTATATTCGATAGGCTATATGCGTGGTAATAACGAAAAACACCAAGGTCGTTTTTTCTGTTTCTTTGCGGTTGCTATATTTGCGGCAATAGGTGTGGCGTTTGCTTCAAACCTGCTTACGCTATTTGTGTTTTACGAGCTAATGACTATTTGTACGTTCCCTCTGGTTACTCATTCGGGTACTTTAGAGGCTAAAAAGTCGGGTCGTGTCTATCTTGGGATATTAATGGGAACGTCAATTTGTTTCTTACTGCCTGCCATAATTTTAACTTATGTGACTACCGGTACGCTTGAATTTACGCAAGGGGGTATTTTAGCCGCCAATGTAGGTGTCGGTTTGTCGTCTTTGTTGTTGTTCCTTTATATATACGGAATCGGCAAGGCAGCACTTATGCCGATTCATAAATGGCTTCCGGCGGCAATGGTTGCTCCGACTCCTGTTAGTGCCTTGTTGCACGCTGTGGCGGTTGTAAAGGCGGGAGTGTTTTCCATTGTAAAAATTATTGTGTATATTTTCGGTGTAGATAACTTACAGCAGCTTGCAGATAGCAACTGGTGGAGCGGTCAGTGGCTTGCGTGGGTGGCATCTTTTACTATTATCGTGGCATCTTTGGTGGCTTTAAAGCAGGATAACTTAAAAAAGATGCTTGCCTATTCTACTGTAAGCCAGCTTTCATATGTTGTGCTGGCTGCGTCAATCTTAGCACCTAAATCAATTACTGCGGCGGCATTTCACATTGTAGCTCATGCATTTGGAAAGATAACTTTATTCTTTGCGGCAGGTTCTATTTACACAACGGCTCATAAAAGCAAGATAAGCCAGATGTCGGGTATCGGTAAACAAATGCCTATTACTATGATTGCCTTTTCAATAGGTGCGTTGTCTATGATAGGTATTCCTCCGGCTGTGGGGTTTATTTCAAAATGGTATATGATAAACGGTGCTTTTGATAGAGAGTTGTATTGGGTTATTATTGTTGTAATTATAAGCACTTTATTGAATGCGGCTTATTTTCTGCCTGTTATTTACAAAGCGTTTTTTGAAAATGAACGGCAAGATCCCGGTGTGGTAATCGAACGCAGACATGGTGAATCGTCTTTCCCTATAGTTCTTGCGTTGATGATTACCGCTGCCGCTACGCTTCTTCTGTTTATCTATCCGGGTGTATTTTTGGAACTTGCAAAAGAATTGGTAAATTAGATGGTTAAAAGACTTTGGATATTATTTATTCTTGCACTGATAGCCGCTTTAGCGGGCGATTTTTACATGCATCCGCATAATAAATTTGAAATTGCCAATTATAGATTTTTCAATGCTATATTCGGTTTTGCCTCTTGTGTTGCTATCGTTATAGTTTCAAAAGTGCTTGGGGTGTTTTTAAAGAGAAAAGAAAATTATTATAAGGAGGTAAGAGAAGATGAATAGTATTCTCGGTCTTATGTCGCCTTCGTTCTTCATGCTTATCGGTGCGTTGTTGATACCGTTCATGCCCAAACATATCAGAGTGCCTTTTGTCCTGATGATACCGGTTATGGCTCTTGTTAGAGTTTGGCAGATGCCTGTAGGAGAAGATCTTATAAGCCTGAACATAGCAGGTTTTAACATCAGACCGGCATTTGCACACGCTTATTCCCATATTTTCGGTACGATATTTTGCATAGCGTCTTTTGGCGGTGCTTTATTCGGACTGATGCAAAGCAGAAGAATAGAAACCTCGGCAGCCTTTTTATATGGAGGCAGTGCGTTGGGGGTTACTTTCTCAGGAGACTTTATAAGCCTGTTCATATATTGGGAGCTAATGGCGATAGGTTCGACTTTGATAATTTTTGTATCCGACCAGAAAAACTCAATGCAGGCAGGAATGCGGTATGCTTTGATACACTTCCTTGGCGGCGTTATTTTAATGACCGGAATCATAGGGCAGATAATGCTGACGGGAACGGCCACCCTTGTTCCGTTTGAGGCTCACACATCGTTGTTGCTGCCTGAATATGGTTTGGATTTGAACGGAATAATAATGTGGCTTATTTTAATCGGTATCCTTATTAATGCCGCAGCCCCTCCGATGTCCGCATGGATTGCCGACTCATATCCGAAAAGCTCACCTTTCGGAGCGGTGTTTTTATCGGCATTTACTACCAAAACTGCGGTTTTCGTGTTGCTTACATTATTTGCCGGAACGCAGCTATTGATTTATATAGGTCTGTTCATGGTGTTTTACGGCATTATATACGCAATGCTGGAAAATGATATGCGTAAGATATTGTCATATAGTATCATTAATCAGGTCGGGTTTATGATAATCGGTATCGGTATCGGTACTACGATGGCACTAAACGGCACTGCCATGCACGCATTTGCACATATTGTTTATAAGGCTTTATTGTTCATGTCGGCAGGTTCGGTTCTGTATATGACGGGAAAAAGTAAATTCACCGAGCTTGGCGGTCTTTGTCGCACAATGAAGCTGACTATGGTCTGTGGAATTATAGGGGCGTTTTCAATATCGGCATTTCCGCTTACCTCAGGCTTTATTACCAAGTCAATGATAGTTTCTGCCGTAATGAAAGAAGAGCTGGAAATGGTATGGTATTTACTGATGGCGGCATCGGCAGGAGCGTTTTTGTATGTGGGGCTAAAATTTCCGTGGTTTGTATTCTTCGGTAAGGATTCAGGTATGCGTCCTGATGAGCCTCCGTTTAATATGAAGCTGGCAATGATATTATTCTCGTTATTGTGCATTATTCCGGGAATCCCCGGACTTGCAGAGAAAACCATATATCAGATGTTGCCCGTTGTGCCTGACTATGTCGTATATGATAAGGAACACGTTATCTCGCAATTGCAGTTATTATTGTTTGCAGCTTTGGCATTCTTTTTGATGCTGCCTATGTTAAAGCGTACCGATACCATAAGCCTTGATTTTGACTGGTTCTATCGCGGGCTTGGTCATTACGTTGTTTCCGCCCTTTATTATATAGGTCGTTTCCCTGCAAGGATAGGTTTGATAGTAGCCAAAAAGATAATGAAAAAATGGTTAAAACTATTTACTAAAATATATAGCCCCGAGGGATTGCTGGCAAGAAGCTGGTCATTGGGTGCAACCGTAATGTGGACGGGTACTTTTCTTGGTATTTACCTTGTTATTTATTATATTACGCCTAATTAGATTTTTGAGCTAAATAAGCAGATTGTTATGCTGAACTCGTTTGGGGCATCTCGTTTTACTTTGAACAGATGCTGAAATAAATTCAGCATGACAATCATTAAGAATTGTTAAATAGCTTGGATACTATGGTCAAGCCATAGTATGACGAGCTTATTCAACAAGGAATATCAAAACGCAAGGTGTCTCACCGTTGTTGCCCAAGTTATAAGATTGAGGGGTTGTTGTTGTATTGACGCAATCCTGAGCTGTTTCACCGTCACCGTCCTGAGCTTGAATAACTCCCGAACTTGGTTTGCCGTCATCAAATTTCGTGTCTATCTCCCATGACTGTTTTGTTGTTAATATGCCCTTTGGCGATGCTATTACGGTTGTTCTGACCCTTTCTAACAATATCAACAGACCTCCGGTTGCAGCTTTACTAACTGTGTATATACCTTTTGATATAGGGGCTTTCATAAATTCCGTGGTACCGTCATAGCTTCCCTCTATAAGACCGGATATAGCCAGATGTTGCCAAAATAAAGTCTGCTCGTTAACTGCTCCTGCCGTTCCGTCTATCGTACCTGTGGCACTTGCCTCAATTGCGTTGTTACCGTTACCGGAGTTGGTTTCTGTAGAGCCTAGCTTGTCCTCGGCATCAAACATATCACCGGGATAGCCGTTATATATGTCCTTGAATTCTGTAACTGCCGAGTTAATGTTACCTATGTCTTCCATTGCCTGATTCAATTCAAATTTCTCTTTTAGATTAGCACCTGCAACAACAGCAGCGATAACCATAGCTATTATGGAAAGAGACATTCCTAACTCAACAAGTGAAAAGCCTTTTTGTTTATTAAAGTCGTTCATAAAATACCTATGGTTTTTTGTTTAATTTACTTTATAGTATCTGTCATTTATTATTGTACTTTGTCAATCATTTGCTTTGTAAACAATAAAGAATTCTTAACCTAATTATTATTATACTACAATATGTTTGAAAGTTTAAGCGATAACCTTAGTAAAGTATTTTCCAAGCTAAAAAGTAAAGGTGTTCTGTCGGAAGCCGATGTTTCGGCGGCTATGCGTGAAGTCAGGATAGCACTGCTTGAAGCCGATGTTTCATTGTCTATAGCAAAGGATTTTATAGCTAAAGTAAAAGAAAAGGCAATAGGTCGGCAGGTTATAAAAAGCGTATCACCGGGGCAAATGGTGATAAAGATTGTTCAAGATGAACTTGAAGCTATGCTTGGCTCCGATGAATCCGAGATAAACCTGAACGCAAGCCCTCCCGTAGTTATTATGATGGTGGGGTTGCAAGGGTCGGGTAAGACTACGTCTTCGGGCAAGTTGGCTAACTTCTTGAATTTAAAAAGAAATAAAAAAGTGCTTATGGCTTCGTTGGACGTATATCGTCCTGCTGCACAAGAGCAGTTGGAGGTGCTGGGCAAGCAGATATCGGTAGATACGGTAGAAATAATTGCCGGTCAAAAACCCGTTGAAATAACTAAGCGTGCTATACAAAAGGGTAAAACCGAAGGATATGATATAGTTATCCTCGATACGGCAGGGCGTTTACATATCGATGAGCAGTTAATGACGGAGTTGCAGGACGTTAGGAAAGTGTCGAATCCTACCGAAATATTGCTAGTAGCAGATTCCCTGACAGGTCAGGACGCAGTAAATATAGCAAGCCGGTTTAATGAAAAAATAGGTGTAACAGGCATAATCCTTACCCGTATTGACGGTGACGGACGGGGAGGGGCGGCACTTTCCATGCGTGGCGTTACAGGTTGCCCGATAAAATTCATGGGCGTTGGCGAAAAAGTGTCCGAATTTGAACCTTTCCACCCAAACAGGATAGCATCTTTGATACTTGGTATGGGCGACGTTGTTTCATTAGTGGAA
Proteins encoded in this window:
- a CDS encoding cation:proton antiporter (subunit D of antiporter complex involved in resistance to high concentrations of Na+, K+, Li+ and/or alkali; contains an oxidoreductase domain; catalyzes the transfer of electrons from NADH to ubiquinone); its protein translation is MNFENNETYLLVCFLLPLLAVVTNAVIRFPNLRDIVTVVISLFLFANMLDVLKIFRSGETIKYNLIEIMPGLSISFSIEPLGMIFALIVSFLWIVSTVYSIGYMRGNNEKHQGRFFCFFAVAIFAAIGVAFASNLLTLFVFYELMTICTFPLVTHSGTLEAKKSGRVYLGILMGTSICFLLPAIILTYVTTGTLEFTQGGILAANVGVGLSSLLLFLYIYGIGKAALMPIHKWLPAAMVAPTPVSALLHAVAVVKAGVFSIVKIIVYIFGVDNLQQLADSNWWSGQWLAWVASFTIIVASLVALKQDNLKKMLAYSTVSQLSYVVLAASILAPKSITAAAFHIVAHAFGKITLFFAAGSIYTTAHKSKISQMSGIGKQMPITMIAFSIGALSMIGIPPAVGFISKWYMINGAFDRELYWVIIVVIISTLLNAAYFLPVIYKAFFENERQDPGVVIERRHGESSFPIVLALMITAAATLLLFIYPGVFLELAKELVN
- a CDS encoding cation:proton antiporter, which gives rise to MIANLPALQVVIPLLAAPICAFMPTKRVAWILTVVVSFLCLIISLNLAYMVFNGSPISYYMGGWKPPFGIEYRVDMLNSFIAVIVSGVASVTSIYAYNSIDDEVERSKQPVFFATFLLCVAGLLGMCFTNDAFNIYVFLEISSLSTYALIAMGKDRRALIASFEYLVLGTIGATFFLIGIGLLYMMTGTLNISDLSLRVSQSPLMLDMTPIKAALAFLTVGLALKIAIFPLHLWLTNAYTNAPSFISAFLSATATKVSIYILIRIIFSIFGYEFAFTDMDLSKIFMTLAVIAIFVGSLVAIYQRNIKRMLAYSSVAQIGYIILGISLKNELGNSAAVIHLFNHALAKATLFMAVGCVVYRLGNARLESFSGIAKKMPITVGAFVVAGLSLVGVPFTGGFISKWFLLNALLDANLWPVFIAVLVSSLLALIYIWRVVETACFKKCHPRNKKVQEAPMLMVLPMVLMAFATVFFGIYTEPVIDFALRISEYLFSL
- a CDS encoding cation:proton antiporter; translated protein: MPMVMDTVLLFLLLLNAIAVIYAKDLMTATILLGIFSLLMAALYLVMGAADVAITEAAVGAGISTILILLVLSLVGHKEKKVEGNLLVPAAIIVFVSLGLLYATYDMPEYGSRYTPAQIHVSPYYLENGPVETGIPNVVTSVLASYRGFDTLGEVVVVLTAVLAITLLLGRFTGKEDK
- a CDS encoding cation:proton antiporter (subunit G of antiporter complex involved in resistance to high concentrations of Na+, K+, Li+ and/or alkali), coding for MFFVVSGAFFMFSAALGVLRMPDFYTRLHPAGVADSLGAPFVLVGIAILNGATLFSGKIIFLILFMLITSPTACHALAKAAVYSGLKPYKSKRRKK
- a CDS encoding pH regulation protein F; this encodes MIEAVIIAVLVSMVMVVIRGILGPTVFDRILAANLFGTKIVVFIVLVGHFMGTEFFLDVALTYALINFITTIALLRYFKFEDSKG
- a CDS encoding tRNA preQ1(34) S-adenosylmethionine ribosyltransferase-isomerase QueA, with the protein product MLVSDFNFDLPKELIADKPKFPRDTSRLLVVGNQLTDKRFSDIIDLLNPNDVLVFNDTKVIPARLLGNRTGAKVEVTLHKNESDGVWKVFAKPAKKLKVGDIFSVADDFCATVLDKNEGEVTLQFSTNGEEFFDKLNKYGQMPLPPYIDRKDGMLNSDIKDYQTVYAKNKGAVAAPTAGLHFTEELLRKIDKKGVKRVFTTLHVGAGTFLPVKVDDTKDHKMHSEFGIVTKDAANAINESRKSGGRVICVGTTSLRILESVADDEGNLSEFEGETDIFITPGYKFKIADCLLTNFHIPKSTLFMLVSAFSGLERMQDAYRHAISQKYRFYSYGDACFLNRFGM
- a CDS encoding tRNA guanosine(34) transglycosylase Tgt; translated protein: MQKFSFKINNKDGKSRTGVVSTAHGEIRTPAFMPVGTAATVKAMLPESVKSTGADIILGNTYHLMLRPTAERIANLGGLHKFMNWNAPILTDSGGFQVMSLSQIRKISEEGVQFRSHIDGSKHMLSPERSMEIQHLLGSDITMIFDECTPYPATKEVAEKSMHLSLRWAKRSKDAYKVRSGYGLFGIVQGSVYEDLRKESAQKLQEIGFDGYAIGGLAVGEGQELMFETLDYTTPMLPEDRPRYLMGVGKPDDLVGAVKRGVDMFDCVLPTRSGRNGQAFTSKGAINILNAKYKDDTAALDENCYCPACKNYSRAYIHHLVKSKEILGSMLMTWHNLQYYQNLMAAMRDAIDKGRFEEFENSFKEAYEN
- a CDS encoding Na+/H+ antiporter subunit C; translated protein: MFESYNYWISIFIMMVGLFGVITRGNLVKKMMSLAIFQVSVLLFYISVGTIEGALPPIRVDMVTGEKNIYLLDGEHFYANPLPHVLMLTAIVVGVAVIAVGLAIIVRIKEEYGTIEEDEILKLDKEFSENERKNS